The following proteins are co-located in the Chloroflexota bacterium genome:
- a CDS encoding Rieske 2Fe-2S domain-containing protein, which translates to MPVSAAIPSPFPEGWYFVASRKDIEKEKLIHKTWMGENIVVYCDDSGQICVAEAYCPHLGSDLSPAAGGRVREGRLVCPFHGYEFDATGTCVATPYAPPPRHTGLRVFETQEIVGMIFAWYGIHDREPQWHLPAVAPDDGDWCDLAIRTVRFAGHPQETSENAVDLAHLRYIHGFGKVERIEPVSVDGPYLRSRFNFRSTRSIARVAKLTFDLTADTHVHGLGYSFVDIREHSIGMDMRLWVLATPVDGTFIDMSLASQVRELRKPNRWLAGLGFLPVGMRAPIMNWFTASQQVWEVRQDEVIWSRKRYQSRPRLCRSDGEITRYRRYCAQFYPDVSENGGPTA; encoded by the coding sequence ATGCCCGTGTCTGCTGCCATACCTTCTCCATTTCCAGAGGGTTGGTACTTCGTCGCCAGCCGCAAGGACATCGAGAAGGAAAAGCTCATCCACAAGACCTGGATGGGTGAGAACATCGTCGTGTATTGCGATGATAGCGGCCAAATCTGCGTTGCCGAGGCCTATTGCCCGCACCTGGGCTCCGACCTGAGCCCTGCTGCCGGGGGCCGCGTGCGCGAGGGCCGGCTCGTATGTCCATTTCACGGCTATGAGTTCGATGCCACCGGCACGTGCGTCGCCACCCCCTACGCGCCTCCACCGAGGCACACAGGGCTGCGGGTCTTCGAGACCCAGGAAATCGTCGGCATGATCTTTGCGTGGTATGGCATTCACGATCGGGAGCCGCAATGGCACCTACCCGCAGTTGCGCCCGACGATGGCGATTGGTGCGATCTCGCGATCCGCACGGTGCGCTTTGCCGGCCATCCCCAGGAGACTTCGGAAAACGCGGTGGACCTGGCCCACCTGCGCTACATCCACGGCTTTGGCAAGGTGGAACGCATTGAGCCGGTGTCGGTGGACGGTCCCTATCTGAGGAGCCGATTCAACTTTAGGTCCACCCGTTCGATCGCGAGAGTCGCAAAGCTCACGTTTGATCTTACCGCCGACACGCATGTCCACGGACTCGGCTATTCATTCGTGGACATTCGCGAACACTCGATCGGCATGGACATGCGTCTCTGGGTGCTGGCGACACCGGTGGACGGCACGTTCATCGACATGTCGCTGGCCTCGCAAGTGCGGGAGTTGCGCAAGCCGAATCGCTGGCTCGCAGGCCTGGGTTTTCTGCCGGTGGGCATGCGCGCGCCAATCATGAACTGGTTTACGGCGTCGCAGCAAGTATGGGAAGTACGGCAAGATGAGGTCATTTGGAGCCGCAAACGGTATCAGTCCCGCCCGCGCCTCTGCCGTTCCGACGGCGAGATCACCAGGTACCGCCGCTACTGCGCCCAGTTCTATCCCGACGTGAGCGAAAATGGCGGCCCAACTGCCTGA
- a CDS encoding DegT/DnrJ/EryC1/StrS family aminotransferase, giving the protein MELTKDERDLLEHGKRQFPFPTLGGWYTQAEVDAINASLQESMDWRIGFHGPEVAQFEEAFAEYCDVKHALAVNSCGTGLDAAIHALQLGPEDEVIVPGITFKATSLCVMGVGAKVVLAEIDPATFNIDPNDVERCMTPNTRAILAVHNNGLSADVDALEDIAQRHPHPVHGPPPVLCDAARAVGAGYKGTKVGKKGAMNIFSFQTSKNMTTLGEGGMVTTDDDDYAAFVNSMRSFGSALDGWGTNFRMTKLQAVAGSIQVTRLDEMNDARRQRVADFVELIEDIPGLILPIEPEGYHHVWYGYTLMLEEDWAGDPRDKFADRLIGEHGVGTWIMNASLPDYVGYMVRMGHSPEDVPVSTDTGRRLFCPAIHPLMTDEDLRYVAAAIKESMNTVAADMRLPVAVG; this is encoded by the coding sequence ATGGAATTGACAAAAGACGAACGAGACTTGCTGGAGCACGGCAAGCGGCAGTTTCCGTTTCCGACCCTCGGCGGCTGGTACACCCAAGCAGAGGTAGACGCTATCAACGCCAGCCTGCAGGAGAGCATGGACTGGCGCATCGGCTTTCACGGCCCGGAGGTCGCGCAGTTTGAGGAGGCATTCGCTGAGTATTGCGACGTCAAGCATGCGCTGGCCGTGAACTCTTGCGGCACCGGCTTGGACGCGGCAATTCACGCCCTCCAACTCGGCCCCGAAGACGAGGTCATCGTGCCTGGCATCACGTTCAAGGCCACGTCCCTTTGCGTGATGGGCGTTGGCGCCAAGGTGGTGCTGGCGGAGATCGACCCGGCCACATTCAACATCGATCCGAATGACGTCGAGCGCTGCATGACCCCGAATACGCGCGCGATCCTGGCTGTGCACAACAACGGTCTTTCCGCCGACGTGGACGCCCTGGAAGACATCGCGCAGCGGCACCCGCACCCCGTCCACGGTCCGCCGCCTGTGCTTTGCGACGCGGCCCGCGCCGTCGGCGCCGGGTACAAGGGCACCAAGGTCGGCAAGAAAGGCGCCATGAACATCTTCAGCTTCCAGACCAGCAAGAACATGACGACCCTGGGCGAAGGCGGCATGGTCACGACCGACGATGACGATTACGCCGCATTCGTGAATAGCATGCGCTCGTTTGGCAGCGCGCTGGACGGCTGGGGCACCAACTTCCGCATGACGAAGCTGCAAGCGGTGGCCGGTTCCATTCAAGTCACGCGCCTCGACGAAATGAATGATGCGCGAAGGCAGCGCGTGGCTGATTTTGTCGAACTGATAGAGGATATTCCCGGCCTGATCCTGCCCATCGAACCCGAGGGTTACCACCACGTGTGGTACGGCTACACGCTCATGCTGGAAGAAGACTGGGCCGGCGACCCGCGGGACAAGTTTGCGGACCGCCTCATCGGCGAGCACGGCGTCGGCACGTGGATCATGAACGCCTCCTTGCCGGACTACGTCGGGTATATGGTGCGGATGGGGCACAGTCCGGAAGACGTGCCGGTCTCTACCGACACCGGACGCCGCCTCTTCTGTCCCGCCATCCATCCGCTCATGACCGATGAGGACCTGCGCTACGTGGCCGCGGCGATTAAGGAGAGTATGAACACGGTGGCGGCGGATATGCGCTTGCCGGTGGCGGTGGGATAG
- a CDS encoding cytochrome P450 encodes MSLIGRSVAEVVANNFAGGLLRRSALAKSIPVVPLHKVLLNPHLRSGNLAAIFAELRKEYGPVFQLRPPFSEPLYFIGGPRVNQWVQRNGRQYLRARDYFADFEKVYGASGLIPAVDGADHFRLRKAMSPGYSRERLEAQLDEVYGNARAYMADWKVGDAYSARSLCRRMINAQISPLIVNIESQDIVDDLMAYKERGLCTHVARVLPKFMLYTPGMRRRAKVVNEVTSRVQQVHTPSQRAGRPRDLADDLLSLQASDPQFLPESNMPFMLSAPLLASMYLGDALSFAVYAMAAQPEMYARIQKEADALFRDGDPQGKDFTLEALDVTHRFLMEVMRMYPVVPMSIRNVMNACVVEGFELPVGARIHIATTASHYMESAFPEPFKFDIERYTAPRFEHRSRAYAPYGLGTHTCLGTRLMERQLAINVLMIAHYFKLEVSPEKFKHKLTFSPFPSNKPSGKLKFVIADQRREINV; translated from the coding sequence ATGAGTCTAATCGGCCGGTCAGTCGCCGAGGTGGTCGCCAACAACTTTGCCGGAGGCTTGCTCCGGCGCTCCGCCCTTGCCAAATCGATTCCGGTTGTCCCATTGCACAAGGTTTTGCTGAATCCGCATTTGCGCAGCGGCAACCTTGCGGCGATCTTTGCGGAACTGAGAAAAGAGTACGGCCCGGTGTTTCAGTTGCGTCCGCCCTTTTCCGAGCCTCTATATTTCATAGGCGGGCCCCGCGTAAATCAATGGGTGCAACGAAACGGGCGGCAGTACCTACGGGCGCGGGATTACTTTGCCGACTTCGAGAAGGTCTACGGCGCGTCCGGACTCATTCCCGCCGTGGATGGAGCCGACCACTTCCGGCTGCGCAAGGCCATGTCTCCGGGGTATTCACGCGAGAGACTGGAGGCGCAACTGGATGAGGTCTATGGCAACGCCCGCGCGTATATGGCGGATTGGAAGGTCGGTGATGCCTATTCTGCGCGGTCGCTGTGCCGGCGGATGATCAATGCGCAAATTTCGCCGCTCATCGTCAACATTGAGTCACAAGACATCGTCGATGACCTCATGGCATACAAAGAACGGGGTCTCTGCACACACGTCGCGCGGGTTCTACCCAAGTTCATGCTCTATACCCCCGGCATGAGACGCCGGGCGAAAGTCGTCAATGAGGTGACGAGCCGGGTCCAGCAAGTCCATACGCCCTCCCAGCGCGCGGGTCGTCCACGGGATCTTGCGGATGACCTTCTCAGCCTTCAGGCCAGCGATCCGCAGTTCCTGCCGGAATCGAATATGCCGTTCATGCTCTCGGCGCCGTTGCTTGCCAGCATGTATCTGGGCGATGCGCTGAGCTTCGCGGTCTACGCCATGGCGGCGCAGCCCGAAATGTACGCAAGGATTCAGAAAGAAGCCGACGCCTTGTTTAGAGATGGCGATCCGCAGGGCAAAGACTTCACCCTGGAAGCACTCGACGTCACGCACCGCTTCCTCATGGAGGTCATGCGCATGTACCCGGTTGTGCCCATGTCTATTCGCAACGTCATGAACGCCTGCGTGGTGGAGGGCTTCGAGCTGCCGGTGGGCGCGCGGATCCATATCGCTACGACCGCCTCACACTACATGGAAAGTGCCTTTCCCGAACCCTTCAAATTCGATATTGAACGCTATACGGCGCCGCGCTTTGAGCATCGCAGCCGGGCGTACGCCCCCTACGGCCTGGGTACACACACCTGTCTCGGCACTCGGCTAATGGAACGGCAACTGGCGATCAACGTGCTGATGATCGCGCACTACTTCAAGCTCGAGGTATCCCCGGAGAAATTCAAGCACAAGCTGACGTTCAGCCCGTTCCCGTCCAACAAACCGAGCGGGAAGCTGAAGTTCGTCATTGCCGATCAGAGACGCGAGATAAACGTCTAA
- a CDS encoding methyltransferase domain-containing protein: MQFRKLSNRLKAQYRGTDVHSRVNRFDGWMDKAHVEDAVPTGYDHAETVKEYYDLCGEFMEFGWGESLHFAPLSPHESLEDSKIRHQRLMIAKLELREGMTVIDVGCGVGGPLRRVVREAGVRVVGVNSNEIQLDKARSLDAEAGLDHAIDYLACSFMDMRAIADNSFDRGYAIESTCHAPDKAGAFAEIYRVLKPGALFWGQEMCMTSKFNPGDERHRAIKKELMHGIALKDVATMDEVDCALETAGFQVIEGRDRAVGENGPTTPWYRPMETRHGTLGNALIRIPLGRKAVFGASRLAEVLGVFPTGSARVVKLLDRTANAYVAGGKTGIFTPLYCFLALKPL, from the coding sequence TTGCAATTCCGCAAACTATCCAACCGGCTGAAGGCTCAATACCGTGGAACGGACGTCCACAGTCGCGTGAATCGCTTCGATGGCTGGATGGACAAAGCACACGTGGAGGACGCCGTCCCGACGGGCTACGACCACGCCGAAACTGTCAAGGAATACTACGACCTCTGCGGCGAGTTCATGGAGTTCGGTTGGGGTGAGTCCCTTCACTTCGCACCGCTGTCGCCCCATGAAAGCCTGGAGGACTCCAAGATCCGTCACCAGCGGCTGATGATCGCCAAGTTGGAGTTGCGCGAGGGCATGACGGTGATCGATGTCGGTTGCGGGGTCGGCGGCCCGCTGCGCCGTGTCGTCCGGGAGGCCGGTGTCAGGGTAGTCGGGGTCAATAGCAACGAAATCCAGTTGGACAAGGCGAGATCGTTGGACGCCGAGGCGGGGCTCGACCATGCGATCGACTACCTCGCGTGCAGCTTCATGGACATGCGCGCCATCGCGGACAACTCATTCGACCGGGGGTACGCGATCGAGTCGACGTGCCATGCGCCGGACAAGGCGGGCGCGTTTGCCGAGATCTACCGCGTGCTGAAACCCGGGGCCCTCTTCTGGGGCCAGGAGATGTGCATGACGAGCAAGTTCAATCCCGGTGACGAGCGACACCGGGCTATCAAGAAGGAACTGATGCACGGCATCGCGCTCAAGGATGTCGCGACGATGGACGAGGTGGACTGTGCCCTCGAAACTGCAGGATTTCAGGTCATAGAAGGGAGGGATCGGGCTGTTGGGGAGAACGGTCCGACCACGCCGTGGTATCGGCCCATGGAAACCCGGCACGGAACGCTCGGCAACGCCCTTATCAGGATTCCGCTGGGCCGCAAGGCGGTTTTCGGGGCATCCAGGTTGGCCGAGGTGCTGGGGGTGTTCCCAACGGGCTCCGCCCGTGTCGTCAAGCTGCTGGATCGGACTGCCAACGCCTACGTCGCGGGCGGCAAGACCGGGATATTCACGCCGCTATATTGTTTCCTGGCTCTTAAGCCCCTTTAG
- a CDS encoding FAD-dependent oxidoreductase: MRTLSSPAFRMLTGRQAAETRQEAIVSGEAGKMLRRVAIVGGGISGLGAAWALSHHPDHFDFRLYEAQAQIGGNAITADMPQEDGSSIPFDISVTACIPSVYHHILLLMEQFGIDLIDTKFSYSVKYRGQVYAHDFDSEIREQLRFEIQKFQQLLRRLHWFGGLTRSQSKLLNALNPFNYLSMGTLLNWGAYSGDFRFKILKPMFVNFLMATNVFDMPASLFARYLEFFDIESATPMQTWDQGTRRIYENLSAGFQDKIYLSRPVRKVYRQESRVVVEDEAGGREVYDEVIFACNANQTLMILDKPTFLERYILSSIRYESELHNHTVVHSDSSVLPDNDVKPLTTRSNHIEQYGARPDNYEITYIMHNQQPWANRSDKPCLVTYNPISPIDERKVVKKWWFQHIVHDVRHVAWLVNIFRFIQGKRRTWHCGAHTLVNSQETCFVTGLAAARQLGADYPFDNPGARRMFNYYGRIMYGWRFRKA, from the coding sequence ATGAGGACGCTATCCTCACCCGCGTTTCGCATGCTGACCGGACGGCAGGCCGCGGAAACCCGACAGGAAGCCATCGTATCCGGCGAGGCAGGGAAGATGTTGCGGCGAGTTGCGATTGTTGGCGGAGGTATTTCAGGTCTGGGCGCCGCCTGGGCGCTTAGTCATCACCCGGACCACTTTGACTTCCGGCTGTACGAGGCGCAGGCCCAGATTGGCGGGAATGCGATTACGGCCGATATGCCGCAGGAAGACGGCTCCTCAATCCCTTTCGACATTTCTGTCACCGCCTGCATCCCGTCGGTTTACCATCACATCCTGTTGTTAATGGAGCAATTCGGCATCGATCTGATCGATACCAAGTTTAGCTACAGCGTGAAATACCGCGGCCAGGTGTATGCCCACGACTTCGATTCCGAAATTAGAGAGCAACTGCGGTTCGAGATCCAGAAGTTCCAGCAACTCCTGCGGCGTCTCCACTGGTTTGGCGGGTTGACTCGTTCCCAGTCGAAGCTGCTCAACGCTCTCAACCCCTTCAACTACCTAAGCATGGGGACGCTGCTGAATTGGGGAGCCTATTCCGGAGATTTCAGATTCAAGATTCTGAAGCCGATGTTCGTCAATTTTCTCATGGCGACGAACGTGTTCGATATGCCCGCGTCGCTCTTCGCGCGGTATCTTGAGTTTTTCGATATCGAGAGCGCCACGCCGATGCAGACGTGGGACCAGGGAACACGGCGTATCTACGAGAATCTATCGGCTGGTTTCCAAGACAAGATCTACCTCAGTAGGCCGGTACGCAAGGTGTATCGACAGGAATCCCGCGTCGTGGTGGAGGACGAAGCCGGTGGCCGAGAGGTCTACGATGAAGTCATCTTCGCCTGCAACGCGAACCAGACGCTGATGATCCTCGACAAGCCCACGTTTCTGGAGCGGTATATTCTCTCTTCAATTCGCTACGAGAGCGAGCTCCACAACCATACCGTCGTCCACTCGGATTCCTCAGTCCTGCCGGACAACGACGTGAAGCCTCTGACGACCCGGAGCAATCACATCGAACAGTACGGCGCCAGGCCGGACAACTATGAAATCACCTACATCATGCACAACCAGCAACCGTGGGCTAATCGCTCGGATAAGCCCTGCCTGGTGACGTATAACCCGATCAGTCCCATCGATGAGCGAAAGGTCGTGAAGAAGTGGTGGTTTCAGCACATCGTTCACGACGTGCGTCACGTCGCGTGGCTCGTGAACATCTTTCGCTTCATTCAGGGCAAGCGGCGGACGTGGCACTGCGGCGCGCACACCCTAGTCAACAGCCAAGAGACCTGCTTCGTGACCGGGCTCGCAGCGGCACGGCAGCTCGGTGCAGACTACCCCTTTGATAATCCCGGGGCAAGGCGCATGTTCAACTACTACGGCAGGATCATGTACGGTTGGCGCTTCAGGAAGGCGTAG
- a CDS encoding DUF87 domain-containing protein, translated as MQIADDQSTDTDIVRLIGTGEDDLVPLFTYLISNDGDERFFLQVSSPNRNLSRFSPHPFDTIALSQMLALIEGRGYEKEALVSNVRFYEAEILAHIGDDGEPQSPFTRPSTGAMARPALTEEIIGNLRLPESDGDDCRIGSLARSGDASVPIIVNERIIDHHILVAGATGSGKSHLLANLAHVADSMTRCIVLFDHKPDHQNHHERNLDADESLQHAFDLWKGDADDGSETSGSVRYWTLDKNDPNEHARLLSLSARTLDPEILAGTVFHRASEENQAEAFATIVHAFSEKEDNNEWTVHDLVDFVRTKNARDIDALFGDATVQLHTSTLQAIKRKLFRSESRIPAFIDPEPSNSALGEPKRKTGSIDDIFLPGLNVIRISEGDARGYALFLSHLLGRAADVRSRSIQSDTSQAVNPAPELLMIVDEAADIFRADSRYLRSAATGMLAERIRKGRSLRIGYVIAVQDAGDVPENIRHNLNTTIVGRHRHLGTLREALPTVREGLLSSADKLDPGEMLVDLFGVPSLLLVKMDMSRSNLTVFS; from the coding sequence GTGCAGATTGCAGATGACCAGAGCACCGACACAGACATTGTCCGTCTCATCGGAACCGGCGAGGACGACCTAGTGCCGCTCTTTACATATTTGATTTCAAATGATGGAGACGAGAGATTCTTCCTCCAGGTTTCCTCGCCAAATCGAAATCTCAGTCGGTTCTCGCCCCATCCCTTTGATACTATCGCCCTAAGCCAGATGCTAGCGCTAATCGAAGGCCGGGGGTACGAGAAGGAGGCTCTGGTTTCGAATGTCCGCTTCTATGAAGCTGAGATTCTTGCTCACATTGGCGATGATGGAGAACCCCAATCACCCTTTACGAGACCATCAACAGGGGCTATGGCCAGACCTGCTCTGACTGAAGAGATCATAGGTAATCTTCGCCTGCCAGAGTCTGACGGCGACGATTGTCGCATCGGCAGCCTCGCGCGCAGTGGAGACGCTTCTGTTCCAATCATCGTCAATGAACGTATTATTGATCATCACATCCTTGTTGCTGGCGCAACCGGCTCAGGCAAATCACATCTTCTTGCTAACTTAGCTCATGTTGCCGACTCTATGACCCGATGCATTGTTCTGTTCGATCACAAGCCAGATCACCAAAACCACCATGAACGTAACCTCGATGCTGATGAAAGCCTTCAGCACGCATTTGACCTTTGGAAGGGTGATGCCGACGACGGTAGTGAGACTAGCGGCTCAGTGCGTTACTGGACATTGGACAAGAATGACCCAAATGAACATGCGAGACTTCTAAGCCTGTCCGCCCGCACTCTAGACCCAGAAATACTAGCTGGCACTGTCTTTCATCGTGCGAGCGAAGAAAACCAGGCAGAAGCATTTGCAACGATAGTCCACGCATTCTCCGAGAAAGAAGATAACAATGAGTGGACAGTCCACGATCTTGTAGATTTCGTGCGGACCAAGAATGCGAGGGATATAGATGCCCTCTTTGGTGATGCAACTGTTCAGTTACATACATCAACCCTACAGGCAATAAAACGAAAACTATTCCGTAGTGAAAGCAGAATCCCAGCTTTCATTGATCCTGAACCTTCCAATAGTGCGCTTGGTGAGCCGAAACGCAAGACTGGATCTATCGACGACATTTTCCTTCCCGGCCTTAATGTGATCCGAATAAGTGAAGGTGATGCCCGAGGGTACGCGCTGTTTCTATCACACCTACTTGGTCGCGCTGCTGATGTCAGGTCCCGCTCAATTCAATCAGATACGAGTCAGGCTGTTAATCCTGCTCCTGAGTTGCTCATGATAGTCGACGAGGCTGCGGACATCTTTAGGGCAGACTCGCGTTACTTGCGAAGCGCTGCAACTGGAATGCTCGCTGAACGCATAAGGAAGGGACGCTCCCTTCGCATTGGATACGTTATTGCAGTTCAGGATGCGGGCGACGTTCCGGAGAACATTCGTCACAATCTCAATACGACAATTGTTGGGCGTCACCGTCACCTTGGCACGTTGAGAGAGGCTCTCCCTACCGTCCGAGAGGGTCTTCTTTCTAGTGCAGACAAGCTTGATCCAGGTGAAATGCTGGTTGACTTATTCGGTGTACCTTCACTTCTGCTTGTCAAAATGGATATGTCGCGCTCGAATCTAACCGTCTTTTCGTAA
- a CDS encoding sodium/proline symporter, producing MLTAWVLIVFLAYFAALIGIAVFRSRQMQEMSDYVLAGRKVGSFTSALSSSSSSTSGWTMLVFPALAFMNGAVEFWTVFSIVFGFWLTWAIYAKRLRRYTIATDNSLTFPEFFEKRFGDKWGVLRTLSAAIALFFIIFYISSGLIAGSKLLNTVFGLEGIVGILVTLVAVASYTFIGGFLAVSRTDVFQAIIMLAGFIILPISLLFLTSDPLQGLEGTAAGFWNPFTDASGEGVTVTFLLSTAGWGLGAFGSLRILQRFMAVESEGRIRPSRDIGTLWASLIFMFGLMLGLVALPALGEVGRLDEVIADPERLYLVAATAFFPPIIAGVLLSAVIAAVMSTADSQLLLASAMATDDVPFIRRYAYAKRYVYVLGAFARVWLGRFLLVVVGVIAALLSIFNPDSVFNLVSYAWGGMGAAFGPLLLLALYWRRFNFWGALTSMLTGTVVASIWGYSSGGPGGIMDIQPATPGFLIAIPFAVVVTLLTAKPSEKMTEVFDDVATGWSAAREI from the coding sequence ATGTTGACCGCGTGGGTGCTCATCGTCTTCTTAGCCTATTTTGCGGCGCTCATTGGCATTGCGGTCTTTCGCAGCCGCCAGATGCAGGAGATGTCGGACTACGTGCTCGCCGGCCGCAAGGTTGGCAGCTTTACCTCGGCGTTAAGTTCCAGTTCGTCATCCACCAGTGGGTGGACTATGCTCGTCTTCCCGGCGCTGGCATTCATGAACGGCGCCGTGGAGTTCTGGACGGTATTTAGCATAGTCTTTGGCTTTTGGTTGACGTGGGCCATCTATGCCAAGCGGCTGCGCCGGTACACGATCGCGACGGACAACTCACTTACCTTTCCTGAGTTTTTCGAGAAGCGCTTTGGGGACAAATGGGGCGTGTTGCGCACGCTTTCAGCCGCGATAGCCCTCTTCTTCATCATCTTTTACATTAGCTCCGGCCTGATCGCCGGATCCAAGCTGCTGAATACGGTATTCGGCCTCGAGGGCATTGTGGGCATTTTGGTGACTCTCGTGGCTGTCGCATCGTATACCTTCATTGGCGGCTTTCTCGCCGTTTCCCGCACCGACGTCTTCCAAGCCATTATCATGTTGGCCGGTTTCATCATCTTGCCAATTTCGTTGCTATTCCTCACCTCTGATCCTTTACAGGGCCTGGAGGGCACGGCCGCCGGCTTCTGGAATCCGTTTACCGACGCGTCCGGCGAGGGCGTCACGGTCACCTTCCTGCTTTCGACAGCCGGCTGGGGCTTGGGCGCCTTTGGCTCGTTGCGCATACTGCAGCGCTTCATGGCGGTGGAAAGCGAAGGGCGTATACGGCCCAGCCGCGATATCGGCACGCTTTGGGCATCGCTCATCTTCATGTTTGGCCTCATGTTGGGGCTGGTAGCCTTGCCGGCCCTTGGCGAAGTTGGGAGGCTCGATGAAGTCATCGCCGATCCGGAGCGCCTCTATCTTGTTGCCGCGACCGCCTTCTTTCCGCCGATCATTGCGGGGGTCCTGCTGTCGGCCGTAATCGCCGCCGTCATGAGTACGGCAGACTCACAATTGCTCTTGGCCTCGGCCATGGCGACTGACGACGTACCGTTCATCCGGCGCTATGCCTACGCCAAACGGTACGTCTATGTGCTCGGCGCCTTTGCACGCGTCTGGTTGGGCCGCTTCCTGCTGGTCGTAGTCGGCGTCATCGCGGCCCTCTTGTCCATCTTCAACCCCGATTCGGTGTTCAATCTGGTCTCGTACGCGTGGGGCGGCATGGGCGCGGCCTTCGGACCCCTGCTCTTGCTCGCGCTCTATTGGCGCCGCTTCAACTTTTGGGGAGCACTCACGTCCATGCTCACCGGCACGGTCGTTGCCTCGATTTGGGGCTACTCTTCCGGCGGCCCCGGCGGCATTATGGACATCCAACCCGCCACACCGGGCTTCCTCATCGCCATTCCCTTTGCCGTCGTTGTCACGTTGCTCACGGCCAAACCTTCTGAAAAGATGACAGAAGTATTCGACGACGTGGCTACCGGCTGGTCCGCTGCGCGCGAGATCTAA